A single window of Chitinophaga sp. XS-30 DNA harbors:
- a CDS encoding TonB-dependent receptor, which yields MKLTAVLLFVAALHVSAKSFSQQVTLSSKNAGLASILREIEQQTGYQFFYKESLLEKANRISIRVKNAPLAEVLDRCFAGQPFTYTMIDKIIVVKAAEAATVKPPGEITGKVLNERGEVMIGVSVFIANTNQGTITDENGRFRLTVDDPENTILEFRFIGYESQTVSAGKQTNIQVVLKESARKLDELAVVGFGTQRKVNLTGAVATVNGDVFEGRPVTSTSAGLQGALPGVTIQSASGQPGQPGLSIAIRGVNTLNSSNSPLILIDGVMGGNHEMLNPDDIESISVLKDAASAAIYGARAANGVILITTKKGRIGDQLSLNYAGYAGFQQPTRLPELVNGREFMELHNEARENAGLAAVYLNDAFAAYDAGNDPNNYSNTDWINEIYKSSAFQHSHTLNLSGSSGKTGYYLSYGRLDQDGLIVGESYNAARNNLRIRVNTEVFDRLKLDANISYMDFKRLDNASSGTAGVFRLAQRISPLVPVKWLTPASGGGWEETPYYAYGSVTNPVNVGYNSGYNRFHSRNPAGNFSATLKLVEGLNISGQYAFTSVMDQTKEFNNAMLRYTPDGSDDPVNASLRNSISRNNRDDLTQTFISLLTYEKDFGGHHLRALAGYSQEWGFTAWLGAARRNILMDGVEQIDLGTEDISNSGTESHWALRSYFGRLNYDYKERYLFEANLRRDGTSRFSPRNRWGTFPSFSAGWKLSEEPFLHFIKPVVDLAKIRVSYGELGNQNVGAGDLYPYLTGITRVLNPYPMGGLETVGFSQGSLGNEELVWESIEMTNIGLDLQLLRNRLSFTADWFVKNNKNALLKPVYPSLIGFTSAAALPLVNMGKVQSKGWELSAGWRDQAGGLQYGVNFNLSDVTNKVVTLGKSAASLGEELIREGDPLNAFFGYQTDGLAQISDFGGYDQNTGRYTDPGFPTISSYTAITQPGDLKYRDISGPDGKPDGIIDSHDRTIIGNPYPRYTYALRGDLAWKGFDFSFFLQGVGQVDGYLKEEAIHAFINDYSVPQKIHTDRWTPDNTNAAYPRLFYGQTHNREFADYWIQDASYLRVKNIQLGYTLPVHLTRRANIDRMRVYASADNLFTRSDYFYAYDPEVRSTSGDAYPQVKTIILGMTITFK from the coding sequence ATGAAACTCACCGCTGTTCTATTATTTGTTGCCGCACTGCATGTCAGCGCCAAAAGCTTCAGCCAGCAGGTTACACTTTCCAGCAAAAATGCAGGATTAGCCAGCATCTTGCGGGAGATAGAACAACAGACCGGTTACCAGTTCTTCTACAAGGAATCCTTGCTGGAAAAAGCAAACAGGATCAGTATCCGTGTAAAGAATGCGCCGCTCGCGGAAGTGTTGGACCGCTGTTTTGCCGGACAGCCATTTACGTACACGATGATAGACAAGATCATTGTGGTAAAGGCGGCAGAGGCCGCCACGGTAAAGCCGCCGGGGGAGATAACCGGCAAGGTATTGAATGAAAGAGGCGAAGTGATGATCGGCGTATCCGTATTTATCGCCAATACCAACCAGGGTACCATTACGGATGAAAATGGACGGTTCCGGCTGACTGTAGACGATCCGGAGAACACGATACTGGAATTCAGGTTCATCGGTTACGAATCGCAAACCGTCAGCGCCGGGAAACAAACGAACATACAGGTCGTACTGAAGGAATCGGCCAGGAAACTGGATGAGCTGGCGGTAGTTGGTTTCGGTACCCAGCGAAAAGTAAACCTCACCGGTGCGGTAGCTACTGTGAACGGGGACGTATTTGAGGGGCGGCCCGTAACCTCCACTTCTGCGGGGCTGCAGGGAGCATTGCCCGGCGTTACGATCCAGTCCGCATCAGGGCAGCCCGGACAACCAGGGTTATCCATTGCTATCCGGGGAGTGAATACGCTGAACAGTTCCAACAGTCCGCTGATACTGATAGATGGTGTGATGGGCGGCAATCACGAGATGCTGAACCCGGATGATATTGAAAGCATTTCCGTGCTGAAGGATGCGGCCTCCGCCGCCATCTACGGCGCGCGCGCAGCGAATGGCGTGATACTGATCACGACCAAAAAAGGCAGGATCGGCGATCAGCTCTCCCTCAACTATGCCGGTTATGCAGGCTTCCAGCAACCGACCCGTTTACCGGAGCTGGTGAACGGACGCGAGTTTATGGAACTGCACAATGAAGCCAGGGAAAATGCAGGCCTCGCCGCAGTATATCTGAATGATGCCTTTGCTGCATACGATGCAGGCAATGATCCGAACAATTATTCCAATACGGACTGGATCAATGAAATCTACAAATCTTCCGCATTCCAGCACAGCCATACGCTCAATCTCAGCGGCAGCAGCGGGAAAACAGGATATTACCTGTCTTATGGCCGCCTCGATCAGGACGGGCTTATTGTTGGAGAAAGCTATAATGCAGCCCGGAACAACCTGCGGATACGGGTGAATACGGAAGTATTCGACAGGCTCAAGCTGGATGCCAATATCAGCTATATGGATTTTAAAAGGCTGGACAATGCGTCCTCCGGTACCGCCGGCGTCTTCCGGCTCGCGCAGCGCATCAGCCCCCTCGTTCCGGTGAAGTGGCTGACGCCGGCAAGTGGCGGCGGATGGGAAGAAACGCCGTATTATGCGTACGGATCTGTTACCAATCCGGTGAATGTTGGCTATAATTCCGGGTACAACCGGTTCCATTCCCGGAATCCCGCAGGTAACTTTTCCGCAACGCTGAAACTTGTTGAAGGGCTGAACATCTCCGGTCAATATGCTTTTACCAGCGTTATGGACCAAACGAAAGAGTTCAATAACGCCATGCTGCGTTACACGCCGGACGGCTCGGACGATCCAGTCAATGCTTCCTTGCGCAACAGTATCTCCCGTAATAACAGGGATGACCTGACTCAGACTTTCATCAGCCTGCTGACATATGAAAAGGACTTCGGAGGGCATCACCTCCGGGCACTCGCAGGTTACTCCCAGGAATGGGGATTTACCGCATGGCTTGGAGCGGCCCGCAGGAACATCCTGATGGATGGCGTGGAGCAGATAGACCTGGGAACGGAAGACATCTCCAACAGCGGCACAGAATCCCACTGGGCACTACGCTCCTACTTCGGGCGGCTCAACTATGATTACAAGGAAAGGTATCTTTTTGAAGCGAACCTTCGCCGTGACGGTACTTCCCGCTTTTCGCCCAGAAACCGCTGGGGCACTTTCCCTTCATTTTCCGCAGGCTGGAAACTCAGTGAAGAACCTTTCCTCCATTTCATAAAGCCTGTGGTAGACCTGGCAAAAATAAGGGTCTCTTATGGCGAGCTCGGCAACCAGAACGTGGGCGCCGGAGATCTGTACCCCTATCTTACCGGCATTACCCGAGTGCTGAACCCATATCCCATGGGCGGCCTGGAAACGGTAGGTTTTTCCCAGGGTTCATTAGGCAATGAGGAACTGGTATGGGAAAGCATAGAGATGACCAACATCGGGCTAGACCTGCAATTGCTGCGCAACCGGCTGTCGTTCACTGCCGACTGGTTTGTGAAGAACAATAAAAATGCGTTGCTGAAACCGGTCTATCCTTCGCTCATCGGCTTTACCAGCGCTGCAGCCCTGCCGCTGGTGAATATGGGCAAAGTGCAAAGCAAGGGATGGGAACTGAGCGCCGGCTGGAGAGATCAGGCAGGCGGCCTGCAATACGGTGTGAATTTCAACCTTTCAGATGTTACCAATAAAGTAGTCACCCTCGGAAAAAGCGCGGCTTCGCTCGGAGAAGAGCTGATCAGGGAAGGCGACCCGCTGAATGCCTTTTTTGGTTACCAGACGGACGGGCTGGCACAGATAAGCGATTTCGGCGGTTATGATCAGAATACCGGGAGATACACAGATCCCGGGTTCCCGACCATCAGCAGCTACACCGCCATTACACAACCGGGGGATCTGAAATACAGGGATATCAGTGGGCCTGATGGAAAGCCAGACGGCATCATCGACAGCCATGACAGAACGATAATAGGCAATCCATACCCCCGTTACACCTACGCCCTCAGGGGAGATCTGGCCTGGAAAGGGTTTGATTTCAGCTTCTTCCTGCAAGGTGTTGGCCAGGTAGACGGCTATCTGAAAGAGGAAGCGATCCATGCTTTCATCAACGATTATTCCGTTCCGCAAAAGATACACACCGACCGCTGGACTCCGGATAATACGAATGCTGCTTACCCCCGGCTTTTTTATGGACAGACGCACAACCGGGAATTTGCTGATTACTGGATACAGGATGCATCCTACCTGCGGGTAAAGAACATCCAGCTTGGCTATACGCTGCCGGTGCATCTTACGCGCAGGGCGAATATAGACAGGATGCGCGTATATGCTTCCGCAGACAACCTGTTCACCCGCTCCGATTACTTCTATGCCTATGACCCGGAAGTACGTTCCACTTCCGGAGATGCGTATCCGCAGGTTAAAACAATTATTCTGGGCATGACCATCACCTTTAAATAA
- a CDS encoding FecR domain-containing protein: protein MTREHLQDLITRYANGTASPEEITELHSWYRAMDMEEVHWPAEDEYEKEQVRQQMLHRLQQEIKQEKRSGRIYRLSPLRWAAAAVVLLLAGAAIWMMRPVSAPLPVTATKDTVFRNDAMPGGNKATLTLADGSTITLDSTANGTIAQQAGASVQQPQEGKLVYQPGTASSGISYNTLATPRGGQYQVLLPDGTRVWLNAASSLTYPTAFTGPERKVELTGEGYFEVAKHAAKPFKVKTNEIEVEVLGTHFNIMAYADEQTISATLLEGSIRLAAGKETILMEPGQQAQLNSATQKIRLAAVNVEEAVAWKHGYFLFNKQDMAGILRQVARWYDISVQLPAEMPKDAFSGKISRDVKLSKLLSVLETSGLHFNIEGNKLIVNR from the coding sequence ATGACAAGAGAACATTTACAAGATCTTATTACCAGGTACGCCAATGGAACAGCCAGTCCGGAAGAAATAACGGAGCTGCACAGCTGGTACCGTGCAATGGATATGGAAGAAGTGCACTGGCCCGCGGAAGATGAGTACGAGAAAGAGCAGGTGCGTCAACAAATGTTGCATCGCCTGCAGCAGGAAATAAAGCAGGAAAAACGCAGCGGCAGGATCTACAGGCTGTCCCCACTGCGCTGGGCGGCAGCAGCAGTGGTGCTATTGCTTGCGGGAGCAGCGATCTGGATGATGAGGCCCGTTTCAGCGCCATTGCCGGTGACCGCCACAAAAGATACGGTCTTCCGTAACGATGCAATGCCCGGAGGCAATAAAGCCACGCTTACCCTGGCGGATGGCAGCACGATTACGCTGGACAGCACCGCCAACGGCACCATTGCGCAGCAAGCCGGCGCCAGTGTACAGCAGCCGCAGGAAGGCAAACTGGTTTACCAGCCAGGTACCGCATCATCCGGCATCAGTTATAACACACTTGCCACGCCACGCGGGGGACAATACCAGGTTCTCCTTCCGGATGGCACAAGGGTATGGCTGAACGCCGCATCCTCCCTTACGTATCCCACCGCCTTTACCGGCCCGGAAAGGAAAGTGGAGCTCACCGGCGAAGGATATTTTGAAGTAGCGAAGCATGCAGCGAAGCCATTTAAAGTGAAAACGAACGAGATCGAAGTGGAAGTGCTGGGAACACATTTTAATATCATGGCGTATGCGGATGAGCAAACCATCAGCGCCACCCTGCTGGAAGGCAGCATCCGGCTGGCAGCAGGCAAAGAAACCATCCTGATGGAACCCGGGCAGCAGGCGCAACTGAACAGCGCTACGCAAAAGATCAGGCTGGCAGCCGTTAATGTGGAAGAAGCAGTGGCCTGGAAGCACGGATATTTTTTATTCAACAAACAGGATATGGCCGGCATTCTGCGCCAGGTGGCCCGGTGGTATGACATATCCGTACAACTCCCCGCTGAAATGCCGAAGGACGCCTTCTCAGGGAAAATATCCAGGGATGTAAAATTATCAAAACTGCTGAGCGTATTGGAAACCAGCGGCCTGCATTTCAATATAGAAGGGAACAAACTGATCGTGAACCGATAA
- a CDS encoding RNA polymerase sigma-70 factor, with the protein MDHSSLDDSELLCLMQTGKEWAFSEIYRRYWERLLAVGYYHMKNKEAAKEIVHDVLLSLWLRRETLVIQSLPAYLGTAVKFSVLKAITREKRQQELLAANNTTLETVAEEEEKLDAKFLKDFLAGEVEKLPEKTRLVFKYSREEHLSMVEVADKLDISLKTVEYHITRALKSLRSSLRRFYIFLLPAAFTIIF; encoded by the coding sequence ATGGATCATTCTTCATTGGACGACAGCGAATTGCTTTGCCTGATGCAAACGGGCAAAGAATGGGCCTTTTCCGAGATATACCGCCGGTATTGGGAAAGGCTGTTGGCTGTTGGCTATTACCACATGAAAAATAAAGAAGCGGCTAAAGAGATCGTGCATGATGTGCTGCTCAGCCTCTGGCTGCGCAGGGAGACGCTCGTGATCCAGTCCCTCCCTGCCTACCTGGGCACTGCCGTCAAATTCTCCGTACTGAAAGCCATTACCAGGGAAAAAAGGCAGCAGGAATTGCTGGCCGCGAATAATACCACCCTGGAAACAGTGGCGGAAGAAGAAGAAAAACTCGACGCCAAGTTCCTGAAAGACTTCCTGGCCGGAGAGGTGGAAAAACTGCCGGAGAAAACCAGGCTGGTCTTCAAATACAGCCGGGAAGAGCATCTCTCCATGGTTGAAGTAGCCGACAAACTCGATATATCCCTCAAAACTGTTGAATACCACATCACCCGGGCGCTGAAAAGCCTCCGCTCCTCCCTGCGCAGATTCTATATTTTCCTCCTGCCGGCGGCCTTCACAATAATTTTCTAA
- a CDS encoding DUF192 domain-containing protein, whose translation MKYSIILAAMSCLYIGACNNNPASKQGSGNETSTTTTVTENNGPAFKKEGVLSFISKEKGDTIKTIDIEIAETDEERAQGLMDRKAMAESQGMLFIFAAPEEQSFWMKNTYISLDIMYVDEKMEIVSIQKYATPLSEESLPSFKKAQYVVEVNAGFTDRNKIKFGDRIAFTRQ comes from the coding sequence ATGAAATATTCGATCATACTGGCCGCCATGAGCTGCCTGTATATCGGGGCCTGTAACAACAATCCGGCTTCGAAGCAAGGCAGCGGCAACGAAACGTCCACTACAACAACAGTAACGGAAAATAACGGCCCGGCCTTTAAGAAAGAAGGCGTATTGTCCTTCATCAGCAAGGAAAAAGGCGATACCATCAAGACCATCGATATAGAGATCGCAGAAACGGACGAAGAAAGAGCGCAGGGCCTGATGGACCGCAAAGCGATGGCGGAGAGCCAGGGCATGTTGTTCATCTTCGCTGCGCCGGAAGAACAGTCTTTCTGGATGAAGAACACCTACATTTCGCTGGATATCATGTATGTAGATGAAAAAATGGAGATCGTATCCATCCAGAAATATGCCACGCCCCTGTCCGAAGAAAGCCTGCCATCCTTCAAAAAAGCCCAGTATGTGGTAGAAGTGAATGCCGGTTTCACCGACCGGAATAAAATAAAATTCGGCGACAGGATCGCCTTCACCAGGCAATAA